A region of Lepeophtheirus salmonis chromosome 13, UVic_Lsal_1.4, whole genome shotgun sequence DNA encodes the following proteins:
- the LOC121127731 gene encoding uncharacterized protein isoform X1 has translation MDREYANTVNMYKGLHENLNSLTTNINPLAPFEFKDEVEIEQEFTGDLINIDSTSSSSAMRDLLQLDSFSYSSMLENTSIVNSNDTMKDHHYVGDDEDSIFNIPPYAIAKYNFIAQNSNELSLKMGEMIYLSQHINEEWMLGDIDGISGLFPTKFVSIIVDCTYKQTDYSENVSVIYLFDEGSNYRVNFSFAAQMDGDLSIAEGEIIKVIKQENEDWCRVESILGEVGLVPCNHLNDIKEPGQDPLTNNDLMTWISKQVYRRDLVNLEPKFTKPIQRKRNPKEVNLDSFIAKNLENLEVSLIQSKSESDSSSNNCILKPKNETSSPLPPPPPPLADEKSQDTESIPDSTNEENSLYSCNLSEFSGDSKYLYARVTRSATSQAKVTSYYEPPKSTNSTINEESNILRHEYDDTASEQAGLYNDSGNKPLRPAPPIPCVSIELQCNNSPKKEEKKERMLKINTMRKQIQDKEKELEDQLLNELDMYQEIAVAKGVNYESLNQQMDDCQENIDTLSDEIQKLQASLTNEEILVEEDNILFRPVIYENDDINNADNKKRKNAERRQLVIKELYATEKKYHENIQILISVIICGSNERTRSITEDILISTLRDIKEISEKILKAQNYQSVLDVFMNNSVKMKSSYTKYCIYHPKVEGVLEKLDIIPNVDINARFNIKSSFIMPVQRILKYPLIINELIKCSNGGDEADYLRRVQNIMADVASSINESKGRKDIVDKYKSMSECGIHQKMIKWNMHGLEKKSFRMKNRLLSSIGFDTMMIDIDFQAIEKKFIYFCQSINYFMIEMKSTNLHLYNSLLSQLHFSECIHDFCAIKTHSNSKKGLVEIHKSFLSPYWKTFVIDFEDKIAVLCELLCQSFHGPKRLVQKRRDKYVDLCGALVKLKKNKELSKQADLKNLVSTCRSTYKALNIQLTNDIPKFLILTMGLFKKVIVTYSTSRAKLYGKITKEFLNHIKTSRLSDYNNEEEFIEKYENVIREIKDVSSLLKNQDYDSKPPIPVVADDPTENLAVQCKKQRAKLRMMYEASDLYFVTRTYLNSDSNEMNAYIGDLVGVIKKEDTKWIVDNGTIKSYLPSGILTQFGAFVMGSFDLQITPPSFIKKPSNEQRNLLLTKESKMKASKKSQSKKTIVGAKTSEENSKNRKADSKQHSSDEPDYDMLHSTTGRMSNHSYEEIATSDFNSESPEDLSPIYEEINGFGSGNLTMALIKGSFQSEGSISSSKNKGKFFYSLYDFIPDQKEETYGQVHVKNMLPLTQGQVIRVLSVEGHDWWFAENRKGRRGYVPKSYLKTYKATLLHN, from the exons ATGGACAGAGAATACGCTAACACAGTTAATATGTACAAAGGCCTTCATGAAAATCTCAATTCTCTGACCACTAATATAAATCCTTTAGCTCCGTTTGAGTTTAAAGATGAAGTGGAAATAGAACAAGAATTTACTGGGGATCTCATAAACATTGATTCCACTTCTTCGTCGTCCGCGATGAGAGATCTACTCCAACTCGATAGTTTTTCATACAGTTCaat GTTAGAAAATACTTCAATTGTAAACTCCAATGACACAATGAAAG ATCACCACTACGTGGGAGACGACGAAGatagtattttcaatattcCACCTTATgcaattgcaaaatataattttatagcaCAAAATAGCAATGAGTTAAGCCTTAAAATGG gtgaaatgatatatttgagtcaacacATCAATGAGGAGTGGATGTTGGGAGATATTGATGGTATCAGTGGACTTTTCCCAACCAAATTTGTCTCAATCATTGTTGATTGTACTTATAAACAGACTGATTACTCTGAAAATGTATCAGTGATTTATCTGTTCGATGAGGGATCCAACTACAGG GTGAACTTTTCATTTGCTGCTCAAATGGATGGGGATTTGTCCATCGCTGAAGGGGAAATTATAAAAGTGATTAAACAAGAAAATGAGGATTGGTGTCGAGTAGAAAGTATTTTGGGAGAAGTTGGACTTGTTCCATGTAATCATTTGAATGATATCAAAGAGCCAGGCCAGGACCCATTAACTAACAATGATTTAATGACTTGGATAAGTAAACAAGTTTATCGTAGGGATTTGGTCAATTTAGAACCAAAATTTACGAAGCCTATTCAGAGAAAACGGAATCCAAAGGAAGTCAA tTTGGATTCGTTCATAGCGAAAAACCTTGAAAATTTAGAAGTATCGTTAATACAGTCTAAAAGTGAATCCGATTCCAGTTCAAACAATTGTATTCTAAAGCCCAAAAACGAAACTTCTTCACCACTTCCTCCCCCACCGCCACCTCTAGCCGATGAAAAATCACAAGACACTGAATCTATTCCTGACAgtacaaatgaagaaaattccTTATATTCGTGTAACCTTAGtg AATTTAGTGGTGATAGCAAATACTTGTACGCAAGAGTAACGCGAAGTGCAACAAGCCAAGCAAAAGTTACAAGCTACTACGAGCCTCCAAAATCAACAAATTCTACAATAAATGAAGAAAGTAACAT aCTGCGCCATGAATACGACGATACCGCCTCGGAACAGGCTGGACTTTATAATGATTCAG ggaaTAAGCCTCTTCGTCCAGCACCTCCTATCCCATGTGTTTCCATCGAACTCCAATGCAATAACTCAcccaaaaaggaagaaaagaaggaaaggATGCTGAAAATCAATACCATGAGGAAGCAAATCCAAGACAAAGAAAAAGAACTAGAG GATCAACTTCTCAATGAACTTGATATGTATCAAGAGATTGCCGTTGCTAAGGGAGTCAATTATGAATCTTTAAATCAACAAATGGATGACTGTCAAGAAAACATTGATACTCTTTCCGATGAAATCCAAAAGCTTCAAG CCTCCCTTACTAATGAGGAAATACTCGTTGAAGAGGACAACATTTTATTTAGGCCAGTTATCTACGAAAACGATGATATAAATAACGCGGATAACAAGAAACG AAAAAATGCTGAAAGACGTCAACTCGTGATTAAAGAGCTTTATGCTACTGAAAAAAAGTaccatgaaaatattcaaatcctaATTTCCGTCATTATTTGTGGTTCCAACGAGAGAACTCGCTCCATTACAGAGGATATCCTTATCTCAACTCTTCGagatataaaagaaatttcTGAGAAGATCCTCAAAGCACAAAATTACCAATCTGTTCTTGATGTATTCATGAACAACTCAGTGAAAATGAAGTCCTCCTACACAAAGTACTGTATTTATCATCCCAAAGTGGAAGGAGTTCTTGAGAAGTTGGATATTATTCCGAATGTAGATATCAATGCACGTTTCAATATCAAGTCTTCCTTTATCATGCCTGTTCAAAGAATCCTCAAGTATCCGCTCATCATAAACGAACTTATAAAA TGCTCAAATGGTGGAGATGAGGCGGATTATTTACGTCGTGTACAAAATATCATGGCGGACGTTGCTTCTTCAATCAATGAGTCCAAGGGAAGAAAAGATATAG TGGATAAGTATAAATCTATGTCTGAGTGTGGAATACATCAGAAGATGATAAAATGGAACATGCATGGCCTTGAAAAGAAATCTTTTCGAATGAAGAATCGACTTTTATCCTCTATTGGATTCGATACAATg atgatCGACATAGACTTTCAAGccatagaaaaaaagtttatttatttctgtcaaTCCATTAACTATTTTATGATCGAAATGAAGAGCACAAATTTGCATCTGTACAACTCATTGCTTTCACAACTCCATTTTAGTGAGTGCATTCATGATTTCTGTGCAATCAAAACGCATAGCAATAGCAAAAAGGGCCTCGTAGAGATTCATAAGTCTTTTCTTTCACCTTACTGGAAAACATTT GTTATTGATTTCGAAGATAAAATTGCTGTCCTTTGTGAGCTATTGTGTCAAAGCTTTCATGGCCCAAAGAGATTAGTACAAAAAAGACGTGATAAATATGTTGATCTCTGTGGTGCATTGGTtaagttgaagaaaaataaagaactctCCAAACAGGCTGAT ttaaaaaaccTTGTTTCAACTTGTCGATCCACCTATAAGGCTTTGAACATACAATTGACCAATGACATTCCAAAATTCTTAATTCTAACCATGGGACTTTTCAAGAAAGTAATAGTTACATACAGTACTTCTCGTGcaaaattatatggaaaaattacaaaagaattTCTGAATCATATTAAG ACGTCCAGACTCAGTGATTATAATAACGAAGaggaatttattgaaaaatatgaaaatgtcaTTAGAGAAATCAAGGATGTTTCCTCTCTGTTAAAAAATCAAGACTATGACTCCAAACCGCCCATTCCTGTTGTAGCTGATGATCCTACTGAAAATCTT GCAGTTCAATGTAAAAAGCAAAGGGCTAAGCTTCGAATGATGTATGAAGCATCTGATTTGTACTTCGTTACAAGAACCTATCTTAATTCAGATTCTAACGAGATGAATGCTTACATTGGTGATCTTGTAGgtgtgataaaaaaagaagatactaAGTGGATTGTTGATAACGGAACCATAAAATCATATCTTCCATCCGGGATTTTAACACAATTTGGGGCCTTTGTAATGGGTAGTTTTGATCTTCAAATTACCCCAccctcttttataaaaaaaccttcgAATGAGCAAAGGAATTTACTTTTGACTAAGGAGTCTAAAATGAAAGCAAGCAAAAAGAGTCAAAGTAAAAAGACAATAGTTGGTGCTAAGACAAGTGAAGAAAACTCCAAAAATAGAAAGGCAGACTCAAAACAACATTCCAGTGATGAACCCGACTATGACATGCTACATTCAACGACTGGTCGAATGAGTAATCACAGTTATGAAGAAATAGCAACTTCTGACTTTAACTCTGAG TCACCTGAGGATTTAAGTCCTATCTACGAGGAAATAAATGGTTTTGGTTCAGGGAATTTGACAATGGCTCTCATTAAAGGAAGCTTTCAATCGGAAGGATCAATTTCCAGCTCAAAAAATAAAGGGAAATTCTTTTACTCCTTGTACGATTTTATTCCAgatcaaaaagaagaaacctATGGTCAGGTCCACGTAAAGAACATGCTTCCTCTAACTCAAGGACAA
- the LOC121127731 gene encoding uncharacterized protein isoform X2, with product MDREYANTVNMYKGLHENLNSLTTNINPLAPFEFKDEVEIEQEFTGDLINIDSTSSSSAMRDLLQLDSFSYSSMLENTSIVNSNDTMKDHHYVGDDEDSIFNIPPYAIAKYNFIAQNSNELSLKMGEMIYLSQHINEEWMLGDIDGISGLFPTKFVSIIVDCTYKQTDYSENVSVIYLFDEGSNYRVNFSFAAQMDGDLSIAEGEIIKVIKQENEDWCRVESILGEVGLVPCNHLNDIKEPGQDPLTNNDLMTWISKQVYRRDLVNLEPKFTKPIQRKRNPKEVNLDSFIAKNLENLEVSLIQSKSESDSSSNNCILKPKNETSSPLPPPPPPLADEKSQDTESIPDSTNEENSLYSCNLSEFSGDSKYLYARVTRSATSQAKVTSYYEPPKSTNSTINEESNILRHEYDDTASEQAGLYNDSGNKPLRPAPPIPCVSIELQCNNSPKKEEKKERMLKINTMRKQIQDKEKELEDQLLNELDMYQEIAVAKGVNYESLNQQMDDCQENIDTLSDEIQKLQASLTNEEILVEEDNILFRPVIYENDDINNADNKKRKNAERRQLVIKELYATEKKYHENIQILISVIICGSNERTRSITEDILISTLRDIKEISEKILKAQNYQSVLDVFMNNSVKMKSSYTKYCIYHPKVEGVLEKLDIIPNVDINARFNIKSSFIMPVQRILKYPLIINELIKCSNGGDEADYLRRVQNIMADVASSINESKGRKDIVDKYKSMSECGIHQKMIKWNMHGLEKKSFRMKNRLLSSIGFDTMMIDIDFQAIEKKFIYFCQSINYFMIEMKSTNLHLYNSLLSQLHFSECIHDFCAIKTHSNSKKGLVEIHKSFLSPYWKTFVIDFEDKIAVLCELLCQSFHGPKRLVQKRRDKYVDLCGALVKLKKNKELSKQADLKNLVSTCRSTYKALNIQLTNDIPKFLILTMGLFKKVIVTYSTSRAKLYGKITKEFLNHIKTSRLSDYNNEEEFIEKYENVIREIKDVSSLLKNQDYDSKPPIPVVADDPTENLAVQCKKQRAKLRMMYEASDLYFVTRTYLNSDSNEMNAYIGDLVGVIKKEDTKWIVDNGTIKSYLPSGILTQFGAFVMGSFDLQITPPSFIKKPSNEQRNLLLTKESKMKASKKSQSKKTIVGAKTSEENSKNRKADSKQHSSDEPDYDMLHSTTGRMSNHSYEEIATSDFNSESPEDLSPIYEEINGFGSGNLTMALIKGSFQSEGSISSSKNKGKFFYSLYDFIPDQKEETYGQVHVKNMLPLTQGQ from the exons ATGGACAGAGAATACGCTAACACAGTTAATATGTACAAAGGCCTTCATGAAAATCTCAATTCTCTGACCACTAATATAAATCCTTTAGCTCCGTTTGAGTTTAAAGATGAAGTGGAAATAGAACAAGAATTTACTGGGGATCTCATAAACATTGATTCCACTTCTTCGTCGTCCGCGATGAGAGATCTACTCCAACTCGATAGTTTTTCATACAGTTCaat GTTAGAAAATACTTCAATTGTAAACTCCAATGACACAATGAAAG ATCACCACTACGTGGGAGACGACGAAGatagtattttcaatattcCACCTTATgcaattgcaaaatataattttatagcaCAAAATAGCAATGAGTTAAGCCTTAAAATGG gtgaaatgatatatttgagtcaacacATCAATGAGGAGTGGATGTTGGGAGATATTGATGGTATCAGTGGACTTTTCCCAACCAAATTTGTCTCAATCATTGTTGATTGTACTTATAAACAGACTGATTACTCTGAAAATGTATCAGTGATTTATCTGTTCGATGAGGGATCCAACTACAGG GTGAACTTTTCATTTGCTGCTCAAATGGATGGGGATTTGTCCATCGCTGAAGGGGAAATTATAAAAGTGATTAAACAAGAAAATGAGGATTGGTGTCGAGTAGAAAGTATTTTGGGAGAAGTTGGACTTGTTCCATGTAATCATTTGAATGATATCAAAGAGCCAGGCCAGGACCCATTAACTAACAATGATTTAATGACTTGGATAAGTAAACAAGTTTATCGTAGGGATTTGGTCAATTTAGAACCAAAATTTACGAAGCCTATTCAGAGAAAACGGAATCCAAAGGAAGTCAA tTTGGATTCGTTCATAGCGAAAAACCTTGAAAATTTAGAAGTATCGTTAATACAGTCTAAAAGTGAATCCGATTCCAGTTCAAACAATTGTATTCTAAAGCCCAAAAACGAAACTTCTTCACCACTTCCTCCCCCACCGCCACCTCTAGCCGATGAAAAATCACAAGACACTGAATCTATTCCTGACAgtacaaatgaagaaaattccTTATATTCGTGTAACCTTAGtg AATTTAGTGGTGATAGCAAATACTTGTACGCAAGAGTAACGCGAAGTGCAACAAGCCAAGCAAAAGTTACAAGCTACTACGAGCCTCCAAAATCAACAAATTCTACAATAAATGAAGAAAGTAACAT aCTGCGCCATGAATACGACGATACCGCCTCGGAACAGGCTGGACTTTATAATGATTCAG ggaaTAAGCCTCTTCGTCCAGCACCTCCTATCCCATGTGTTTCCATCGAACTCCAATGCAATAACTCAcccaaaaaggaagaaaagaaggaaaggATGCTGAAAATCAATACCATGAGGAAGCAAATCCAAGACAAAGAAAAAGAACTAGAG GATCAACTTCTCAATGAACTTGATATGTATCAAGAGATTGCCGTTGCTAAGGGAGTCAATTATGAATCTTTAAATCAACAAATGGATGACTGTCAAGAAAACATTGATACTCTTTCCGATGAAATCCAAAAGCTTCAAG CCTCCCTTACTAATGAGGAAATACTCGTTGAAGAGGACAACATTTTATTTAGGCCAGTTATCTACGAAAACGATGATATAAATAACGCGGATAACAAGAAACG AAAAAATGCTGAAAGACGTCAACTCGTGATTAAAGAGCTTTATGCTACTGAAAAAAAGTaccatgaaaatattcaaatcctaATTTCCGTCATTATTTGTGGTTCCAACGAGAGAACTCGCTCCATTACAGAGGATATCCTTATCTCAACTCTTCGagatataaaagaaatttcTGAGAAGATCCTCAAAGCACAAAATTACCAATCTGTTCTTGATGTATTCATGAACAACTCAGTGAAAATGAAGTCCTCCTACACAAAGTACTGTATTTATCATCCCAAAGTGGAAGGAGTTCTTGAGAAGTTGGATATTATTCCGAATGTAGATATCAATGCACGTTTCAATATCAAGTCTTCCTTTATCATGCCTGTTCAAAGAATCCTCAAGTATCCGCTCATCATAAACGAACTTATAAAA TGCTCAAATGGTGGAGATGAGGCGGATTATTTACGTCGTGTACAAAATATCATGGCGGACGTTGCTTCTTCAATCAATGAGTCCAAGGGAAGAAAAGATATAG TGGATAAGTATAAATCTATGTCTGAGTGTGGAATACATCAGAAGATGATAAAATGGAACATGCATGGCCTTGAAAAGAAATCTTTTCGAATGAAGAATCGACTTTTATCCTCTATTGGATTCGATACAATg atgatCGACATAGACTTTCAAGccatagaaaaaaagtttatttatttctgtcaaTCCATTAACTATTTTATGATCGAAATGAAGAGCACAAATTTGCATCTGTACAACTCATTGCTTTCACAACTCCATTTTAGTGAGTGCATTCATGATTTCTGTGCAATCAAAACGCATAGCAATAGCAAAAAGGGCCTCGTAGAGATTCATAAGTCTTTTCTTTCACCTTACTGGAAAACATTT GTTATTGATTTCGAAGATAAAATTGCTGTCCTTTGTGAGCTATTGTGTCAAAGCTTTCATGGCCCAAAGAGATTAGTACAAAAAAGACGTGATAAATATGTTGATCTCTGTGGTGCATTGGTtaagttgaagaaaaataaagaactctCCAAACAGGCTGAT ttaaaaaaccTTGTTTCAACTTGTCGATCCACCTATAAGGCTTTGAACATACAATTGACCAATGACATTCCAAAATTCTTAATTCTAACCATGGGACTTTTCAAGAAAGTAATAGTTACATACAGTACTTCTCGTGcaaaattatatggaaaaattacaaaagaattTCTGAATCATATTAAG ACGTCCAGACTCAGTGATTATAATAACGAAGaggaatttattgaaaaatatgaaaatgtcaTTAGAGAAATCAAGGATGTTTCCTCTCTGTTAAAAAATCAAGACTATGACTCCAAACCGCCCATTCCTGTTGTAGCTGATGATCCTACTGAAAATCTT GCAGTTCAATGTAAAAAGCAAAGGGCTAAGCTTCGAATGATGTATGAAGCATCTGATTTGTACTTCGTTACAAGAACCTATCTTAATTCAGATTCTAACGAGATGAATGCTTACATTGGTGATCTTGTAGgtgtgataaaaaaagaagatactaAGTGGATTGTTGATAACGGAACCATAAAATCATATCTTCCATCCGGGATTTTAACACAATTTGGGGCCTTTGTAATGGGTAGTTTTGATCTTCAAATTACCCCAccctcttttataaaaaaaccttcgAATGAGCAAAGGAATTTACTTTTGACTAAGGAGTCTAAAATGAAAGCAAGCAAAAAGAGTCAAAGTAAAAAGACAATAGTTGGTGCTAAGACAAGTGAAGAAAACTCCAAAAATAGAAAGGCAGACTCAAAACAACATTCCAGTGATGAACCCGACTATGACATGCTACATTCAACGACTGGTCGAATGAGTAATCACAGTTATGAAGAAATAGCAACTTCTGACTTTAACTCTGAG TCACCTGAGGATTTAAGTCCTATCTACGAGGAAATAAATGGTTTTGGTTCAGGGAATTTGACAATGGCTCTCATTAAAGGAAGCTTTCAATCGGAAGGATCAATTTCCAGCTCAAAAAATAAAGGGAAATTCTTTTACTCCTTGTACGATTTTATTCCAgatcaaaaagaagaaacctATGGTCAGGTCCACGTAAAGAACATGCTTCCTCTAACTCAAGGACAA
- the LOC121127732 gene encoding OTU domain-containing protein 5: protein MTILPKKNVGSNSGPRPRTPPDVDSPNDFQSVSNPSSGNGWGSTSDSSNWTSSGSWVSSGSSPREGEKRPACTSQSFDYDEDCGPSSTKRRYRHSSNYRPRNCTNKTGNNLVIPPLTSSPPLASTSNEGYNSEDEYSHLGVQLSEEEWLEKDRKFERSMKKKGYIIKKIKEDGNCLFRSVADLIFGDEEIHKAVRNQCMDYISQNGDYFSQYVTEDLANYVERKRFLGVQGNHLEIQAFSEMYNRPIHIYCYSAEPINIFQNINKTDQVNTPIRLCYHRNVHYNCLVDPSRPTIGMGLGLPNYFPVSTERKLVDQAVEASVQSEVEKTMLEDKIKATDWEATNELIEEQVARESYLQWLRDCERRSATLPSGSNSTSTTSTVTSGELHSSSLKKPFTSSGHISPSAGPSTKHSHVTGSPKAGCSSERDSPKPSSSHQYCKNSDSLLPNNLNSLASDDLCQLTEEIYGFHEWNETDVLTKVMVASQKEYLDSLKNKQEKKDDKTNKNNAET from the exons ATGACTATATTACCCAAGAAAAACGTTGGGTCCAACTCTGGGCCACGGCCTAGAACACCCCCTGATGTGGACTCACCAAATGACTTTCAG AGTGTATCCAATCCAAGCTCTGGAAACGGATGGGGATCTACATCGGATTCCTCCAATTGGACATCCTCTGGCTCTTGGGTCTCATCTG gtTCAAGTCCAAGGGAAGGAGAAAAACGTCCAGCATGTACAAGTCAATCCTTTGATTATGATGAAGATTGTGGGCCTTCGAGCACAAAGCGTCGATATAGACATTCATCTAATTATCGACCACGTAACTGTACCAATAAGACGGGAAATAATTTGGTTATTCCTCCTTTAACATCTTCTCCACCATTG gcAAGTACATCAAATGAAGGTTACAACTCAGAGGACGAATATTCTCATTTAGGAGTACAACTCTCGGAAGAAGAATGGTTGGAAAAAGATCGAAAATTTGAAAGAagtatgaagaaaaaaggatatattattaagaagatCAAAGAAGATGGGAATTGTTTATTTCGATCAGTTGCTGATTTAATATTTGGAGATGAAGAAATTCATAAGGCTGTTCGAAATCAGTGTATGGATTATATA TCTCAAAATGGTGATTATTTTTCCCAATATGTAACAGAAGATCTCGCTAATTATGTTGAAAGGAAAAGATTTTTAGGAGTTCAAGGGAATCACCTGGAGATTCAGGCATTTAGTGAAATGTATAATAGACCTATTCATATTTATTGCTATAGTGCTGAGCcaataaacatatttcaaaatattaataagacaGATCAAGTTAACACTCCAATTAGACTTTGCTATCATCGCAATGTACACTATAATTGTCTTGTTGATCCATCAAGGCCAACTATAGGAATGGGACtag GACTTCCAAACTATTTTCCTGTTTCTACAGAAAGGAAACTTGTGGATCAAGCGGTTGAGGCCAGTGTACAGTCAGAAGTAGAAAAAACCATGTTAGAAGATAAAATCAAGGCCACTG acTGGGAAGCTACAAATGAGTTGATAGAAGAACAAGTTGCACGGGAATCCTACTTACAATGGTTGCGAGACTGTGAAAGAAGAAGTGCTACCTTACCCAGt ggATCTAATTCTACTTCCACAACTTCTACGGTCACATCAGGAGAGTTGCATTCTAGTTCTTTGAAAAAACCATTCACCTCAAGTGGACATATCTCACCAAGTGCTGGTCCATCAACCAAGCATTCTCat GTAACTGGCTCACCAAAGGCTGGATGCTCCTCAGAAAGAGATAGTCCGAAACCAAGTTCTAGTCAtcaatattgcaaaaattcag ATTCACTTttaccaaataatttaaattcattagcTTCTGATGATTTATGTCAACTAACAGAAGAAATCTATG GATTTCACGAGTGGAATGAAACAGATGTCTTAACTAAAGTTATGGTAGCTTCTCAAAAAGAGTATTTGGATTCGCTCAAAAATAAGCAAGAAAAGAAAGatgataaaacaaataaaaataacgcaGAAACATAG